A genomic region of Enterococcus sp. 12C11_DIV0727 contains the following coding sequences:
- a CDS encoding cyclase family protein gives MNTLDAMNYLKKKKWIDLSHEIHESIPRFGAFNGSQEKTLFTIKKDGFFAKEYTLPTQYSTHIDAPIHFAEGKRYLHEIKLKELVLPLYVIHKEDVVQNDHDYCLTVQDILDFEAEFGSIPEDSFVAFASGWSSRWKSTEAYYNCDKEGTAHTPGWSLAALKYLSEIRNVAAIGHETLDTDSAADFRKNQGLLGEYYWLKQNKYQVEVMRNLNQVPAVGSVIVTSFPNLLNAPGFPVRSIALLPD, from the coding sequence ATGAATACATTGGACGCAATGAATTATTTAAAGAAGAAAAAGTGGATTGATTTAAGTCATGAGATACATGAGTCAATACCTAGGTTCGGTGCTTTTAACGGATCTCAAGAAAAAACATTATTTACAATTAAAAAAGATGGCTTTTTTGCTAAAGAATATACCTTGCCAACGCAATATAGTACACACATCGATGCGCCTATACATTTTGCTGAAGGAAAACGTTACTTACATGAAATAAAATTAAAAGAATTAGTTTTACCATTGTATGTGATTCATAAAGAAGACGTTGTTCAAAATGACCATGATTATTGTTTGACGGTTCAGGATATACTTGATTTCGAAGCAGAATTTGGTTCGATTCCAGAAGACTCTTTTGTTGCGTTTGCAAGTGGTTGGTCAAGTCGCTGGAAATCTACAGAAGCCTATTATAATTGTGATAAAGAAGGGACAGCTCATACACCAGGATGGAGTCTAGCAGCGTTGAAATATTTAAGTGAGATAAGAAATGTTGCGGCGATTGGGCATGAGACTTTGGATACGGATAGTGCTGCTGATTTCAGAAAAAATCAGGGATTACTAGGTGAATATTATTGGTTGAAGCAAAACAAGTATCAAGTCGAAGTGATGCGGAATCTAAATCAAGTGCCTGCTGTTGGGAGTGTGATTGTAACTAGTTTTCCTAATCTACTAAATGCTCCAGGTTTCCCTGTACGTTCAATTGCACTATTACCGGATTAA
- a CDS encoding LutB/LldF family L-lactate oxidation iron-sulfur protein encodes MGLTTSTKPFKQRLEESKNDVFMQKAVAKAQDDQWIKREGARAELGHWEHWRELGEQIRQHTISYLPDYLEQFSDMVAEQGGKVFFAQTAEEATEYVKQVVLEKNAKRVVKSKSMVTTEVDIDPMLLELDGVSVMETDLAEFILQMDDWDEPSHIVFPSIHKNREQIRQVFAEKLGYKGDNDPVNLARCAREVMRKFFLEAEVGITGCNFAIADSGLINLNTNEGNADLTISIPKTQIVLMGMERIVPSMREVEVLDNLLARSAVGQSLTTYVTFAGIKKKDESDGPEEFHVVILDNGRSNALGTAFEPVLQCIRCGSCLNVCPVYRHISGHGYGSIYPGPIGAVLSPVLGGYNQFGELPYASSLCGACRDTCPVKIPLHELLIEHRRVMTDELKMQHGFDDFQMRVVGKATATPSLFKTAMKVDHMGLAPLSKKKGITVDNMFQYGGYVAKGPGLVKGWTDVRDLPRPPKSSENFRSWYKKHKAGEQND; translated from the coding sequence GTGGGATTAACGACTAGTACGAAGCCTTTCAAACAACGATTAGAAGAGAGCAAAAACGATGTTTTCATGCAAAAAGCTGTAGCAAAAGCACAAGATGATCAGTGGATCAAACGAGAAGGCGCAAGAGCAGAACTCGGTCACTGGGAGCATTGGCGAGAACTTGGAGAACAAATCAGGCAGCATACGATTTCGTATTTACCAGATTATCTAGAGCAGTTTAGCGATATGGTTGCTGAACAAGGTGGAAAAGTCTTTTTTGCTCAGACAGCGGAAGAAGCAACGGAATATGTAAAACAAGTGGTTTTAGAGAAAAATGCAAAAAGAGTAGTGAAATCAAAATCAATGGTAACCACAGAAGTTGATATTGATCCTATGTTGTTAGAGCTAGATGGTGTCAGTGTTATGGAGACAGATTTAGCGGAATTTATCTTGCAAATGGATGATTGGGATGAGCCTTCTCATATTGTTTTCCCTAGCATTCATAAAAATCGCGAGCAAATTCGGCAAGTTTTTGCAGAAAAATTAGGGTATAAAGGGGATAACGATCCAGTTAACTTAGCTCGATGTGCTAGAGAGGTTATGCGTAAGTTTTTCTTGGAAGCGGAAGTAGGAATAACAGGGTGTAACTTTGCGATTGCTGACAGTGGCTTAATCAATCTGAATACGAATGAGGGGAATGCTGATTTAACAATAAGTATCCCTAAAACACAAATCGTCTTGATGGGGATGGAGCGAATCGTACCCAGCATGAGGGAGGTTGAGGTGCTAGATAACCTCTTAGCTAGAAGTGCTGTTGGACAAAGTTTAACAACATATGTCACTTTTGCTGGTATCAAAAAAAAAGATGAATCAGATGGTCCTGAAGAGTTTCATGTTGTGATTTTAGATAATGGTCGTTCTAATGCGTTAGGTACAGCTTTTGAACCTGTTTTACAGTGTATTCGTTGCGGTTCTTGTTTAAACGTTTGTCCAGTATATCGCCATATTAGCGGTCATGGTTATGGATCAATTTATCCTGGCCCTATTGGCGCGGTGTTATCCCCAGTGTTAGGCGGCTACAATCAATTTGGAGAGTTACCGTATGCCTCTAGTCTTTGTGGTGCGTGTAGGGATACTTGTCCAGTGAAGATTCCATTACATGAATTATTGATCGAGCATCGCCGTGTAATGACCGATGAATTAAAGATGCAACATGGCTTTGATGATTTTCAAATGCGGGTTGTAGGAAAAGCGACAGCAACGCCAAGCTTATTTAAAACAGCCATGAAAGTCGATCATATGGGATTAGCACCATTAAGTAAGAAAAAAGGAATTACTGTAGATAATATGTTCCAGTACGGTGGCTATGTTGCAAAAGGACCAGGTCTTGTGAAAGGTTGGACAGATGTTCGTGATTTACCACGTCCGCCAAAAAGTTCAGAAAATTTTAGAAGCTGGTATAAAAAGCATAAAGCAGGTGAACAAAATGACTAA
- the gdhA gene encoding NADP-specific glutamate dehydrogenase — MEAKQYVEEIQKKIHENDRGQVEYLQAVDEFLPTVEVFLKENPAFIEANILGVLIEPERMLQFRVPWQDDQGNWRVNRGYRVQYNSAIGPYKGGLRFHPSVNLSVMKFLAFEQIFKNSLTGLPIGGGKGGSDFDPKGKSDAEVMRFCQSFMTELQKHIGPSTDVPAGDIGVGAREIGYLFGTYKRLRNYDAGVLTGKPLGYWGSQARTEATGYGCVYFVKHLLADADDSFAGKKVVVSGSGNVSIYAMEKAKELGATVLTCSDSNGFIYDPAGIDVELVKELKEKNRERISKYVETRSDATYYDGQSVWDFEVAYDIALPCATQNEINDQQAELLVKNGAKVVAEGANMPCTLAAVEVFDNAGVLYCPGKAANAGGVAVSALEMSQNSERLSWSFEKVDGMLDDIMKNIYETCRDTANKYDAANNFVLGANIAGFEKVATAMLSQGLV; from the coding sequence ATGGAAGCAAAACAGTACGTGGAAGAGATTCAAAAGAAGATTCATGAAAACGATCGAGGGCAAGTGGAATACTTGCAAGCAGTAGACGAATTTTTACCAACGGTTGAGGTATTCTTAAAAGAGAATCCAGCATTCATTGAAGCCAACATTTTAGGGGTTTTAATTGAGCCTGAACGAATGTTACAATTCAGAGTACCGTGGCAGGATGATCAAGGCAATTGGCGCGTAAACCGTGGTTACCGAGTACAGTACAATTCAGCGATTGGTCCTTATAAAGGTGGCTTACGTTTTCACCCTAGCGTGAATTTAAGTGTGATGAAGTTTTTAGCATTTGAACAAATTTTCAAGAATAGCCTAACTGGATTACCGATCGGTGGCGGCAAAGGCGGTAGCGATTTTGATCCTAAAGGGAAATCAGATGCTGAGGTCATGCGTTTTTGCCAAAGCTTTATGACAGAGTTGCAAAAACATATTGGACCAAGCACTGATGTACCAGCAGGTGATATCGGTGTAGGTGCACGGGAGATCGGTTACTTATTTGGGACGTACAAGCGCTTGAGAAATTACGATGCAGGCGTTTTAACAGGTAAACCGTTAGGGTACTGGGGAAGCCAGGCTAGAACGGAAGCAACAGGTTATGGCTGTGTTTATTTTGTAAAACACCTGTTAGCTGATGCAGATGATTCGTTTGCAGGTAAAAAAGTCGTTGTTTCAGGAAGCGGTAATGTATCAATCTATGCTATGGAAAAAGCGAAAGAATTAGGCGCAACAGTGTTAACGTGTTCTGATTCAAATGGTTTTATCTATGATCCAGCTGGTATTGATGTTGAATTAGTCAAAGAATTAAAAGAAAAAAATCGTGAACGAATTTCAAAATATGTTGAGACACGCAGCGATGCTACTTACTATGATGGTCAGTCTGTTTGGGATTTCGAAGTCGCTTATGATATTGCTTTACCTTGTGCGACTCAAAATGAAATCAATGATCAACAAGCTGAACTCTTAGTGAAAAACGGCGCCAAAGTTGTGGCAGAAGGAGCAAATATGCCTTGTACACTAGCTGCTGTTGAAGTATTTGATAACGCTGGTGTTCTATATTGCCCAGGTAAAGCTGCTAATGCTGGCGGAGTAGCCGTTTCTGCATTAGAAATGAGTCAAAATTCAGAACGTTTATCTTGGTCTTTTGAAAAAGTTGATGGTATGTTAGACGACATTATGAAAAATATTTATGAAACTTGTCGTGATACGGCCAATAAATATGATGCCGCTAATAATTTTGTGCTGGGCGCGAATATTGCTGGATTTGAAAAAGTTGCAACAGCGATGCTTAGTCAAGGTTTAGTTTAA
- a CDS encoding ArsC/Spx/MgsR family protein, whose protein sequence is MLTVYSSQNCTSSIKTKRWLEKNNVDFIEKSIAPQSMKSKDIKLLLRMIEDGPSELLNIYYKNIYCEFINHLNINELKFFLNDKPYVIQTPILVDEFRIVTGYNEFELLRFLPKRIERFDLASI, encoded by the coding sequence ATTTTAACCGTTTATTCTTCACAAAACTGCACTTCTTCTATCAAAACGAAAAGGTGGTTAGAAAAAAACAATGTTGACTTTATCGAAAAAAGTATTGCCCCTCAATCTATGAAATCAAAAGATATTAAGTTACTTTTGAGAATGATTGAAGATGGTCCCAGTGAACTTCTAAATATTTATTATAAAAACATTTACTGCGAATTCATAAATCATCTAAATATAAACGAACTTAAATTTTTTCTTAATGATAAACCATATGTTATACAGACACCTATTTTAGTGGATGAATTCCGAATTGTCACAGGTTATAATGAATTTGAGCTTTTGAGATTCTTACCCAAGAGGATTGAGAGATTTGACTTAGCTTCAATTTAA
- a CDS encoding (Fe-S)-binding protein, with the protein MKVSIFSTCVVDLLFPNVGQAMVEVLERLGCETTFPDKQTCCGQPTYNSGYVEESYATLKNQIDCFEDAEYVVGPAGSCVGMLREYRHFLKDDPIYGPKAEALAAKSFEFSQFLYQVLGVTDVGATLNAKATYHRSCHMTRILKEREAPFILLDHVAGLEMIPLNHIENCCGFGGTFSVKMPEISEQMVTEKMNDVIDTGAEILISADMGCLMNIGGKFNRVGKPIKIMHIAEVLNQQVDKKRMDQPKIMTVI; encoded by the coding sequence TTGAAAGTAAGCATTTTTTCCACTTGTGTTGTTGATTTACTATTTCCAAATGTGGGACAGGCGATGGTAGAAGTTTTGGAGCGGTTAGGTTGCGAAACAACGTTCCCAGATAAGCAAACTTGTTGTGGACAGCCAACTTATAATAGTGGCTATGTTGAGGAAAGTTATGCCACGCTGAAAAATCAAATCGATTGTTTTGAGGATGCAGAGTATGTGGTGGGACCTGCTGGATCATGTGTGGGAATGCTAAGAGAGTATCGCCACTTTTTAAAAGACGATCCTATTTATGGCCCCAAAGCGGAAGCTCTAGCGGCTAAATCATTTGAATTTAGCCAATTTCTATACCAAGTTTTAGGCGTCACTGATGTTGGCGCAACGTTAAATGCCAAAGCAACTTATCACCGTTCATGCCACATGACCAGAATTTTAAAGGAACGTGAAGCACCATTTATCTTGTTAGACCATGTAGCAGGCTTAGAGATGATTCCATTAAATCATATTGAAAATTGTTGTGGATTCGGCGGTACCTTTTCAGTAAAAATGCCGGAAATCTCTGAACAAATGGTTACAGAAAAAATGAATGATGTGATCGACACTGGCGCTGAAATTTTAATTAGCGCAGATATGGGCTGCCTAATGAATATTGGTGGGAAGTTCAATCGAGTCGGTAAACCAATCAAAATTATGCATATTGCAGAGGTTTTAAATCAACAGGTGGATAAGAAACGAATGGATCAACCAAAAATAATGACGGTCATTTAG
- a CDS encoding SH3 domain-containing protein, translated as MAQWGVSKARLAQVLMNGLPEDGRETIVKPNKPNTPKYKVGQHIRFASIYNTPDDPTEKHINADQKWTITQKLDGRKNLYKVENSGKLLGYVNDGDIVEIWNPSQPTAPSKPQDSNLVSMVGTFTTDQSLPLSPDSTVESPASAWYDPFESMEYDGYVLGNGYAWISYIDYGGNRRYVAVGPDDGHVDTTWGTGFFY; from the coding sequence TTGGCACAGTGGGGAGTAAGCAAAGCTCGTTTAGCACAAGTTTTAATGAACGGTTTACCTGAAGATGGTAGAGAGACAATCGTTAAACCTAACAAGCCGAATACACCTAAATATAAAGTTGGTCAACATATTCGTTTTGCGTCAATTTACAATACTCCTGATGATCCGACAGAAAAGCATATCAATGCTGATCAAAAATGGACTATCACTCAAAAACTAGACGGTCGTAAAAATCTTTACAAGGTCGAAAATAGCGGTAAGTTATTAGGTTATGTTAATGATGGAGATATCGTAGAAATTTGGAATCCCAGTCAACCTACTGCACCGTCTAAACCACAAGATTCTAATTTAGTTTCAATGGTTGGGACGTTTACGACTGATCAAAGTTTGCCATTGTCACCAGATAGCACGGTTGAGAGTCCAGCATCAGCATGGTACGATCCGTTTGAGTCAATGGAGTATGATGGTTACGTCTTGGGCAATGGTTATGCATGGATTAGCTACATTGATTACGGTGGAAATCGTCGATACGTTGCCGTTGGTCCAGATGATGGACACGTGGACACGACCTGGGGGACTGGATTTTTTTATTAG
- a CDS encoding LacI family DNA-binding transcriptional regulator, which yields MTTIIDVAKQANVSKSTVSRVISGNGYVSQESRKKVLEAMEALSYSPNLIARNLQSGETKTIGFLAQGFFDPLGIFLQSFISIAKKYNYYVTLYFTDGDKKKEIDALNQMKYKQIDGVFILTRANKWDLIEPYSIYGPISTWHRIDSERIYSSYIDHYSGYYRSLDYLYQRGYRSIGHVLGNFENLNTKARLKAIDDFHRAKQIPINDEWIFQDKSRINNGRTIAQLWHKMTSKTDAMAFYTDSVAAEFISELQLLGYSVPEDVAVIGFDNSEISRLMHITTVDYSIKRQAENSFIYLHNQLNKATIPEQEISVQLIERQTVPLRKQEKEH from the coding sequence ATGACAACTATTATTGATGTAGCAAAACAAGCGAACGTATCAAAATCAACTGTCTCTAGAGTTATTTCTGGAAATGGTTATGTTAGTCAAGAAAGTCGAAAAAAAGTGTTGGAAGCAATGGAAGCGTTATCGTATTCTCCTAATCTGATTGCACGAAACCTTCAAAGCGGCGAGACCAAGACGATTGGTTTTCTCGCTCAAGGCTTTTTCGATCCTTTAGGTATTTTTCTTCAAAGTTTTATTTCTATTGCCAAAAAATACAACTATTATGTTACATTATACTTTACTGACGGAGATAAAAAGAAGGAAATCGATGCCTTGAACCAAATGAAATACAAACAAATCGATGGTGTTTTTATTTTAACCCGAGCCAATAAATGGGACCTAATCGAGCCATATAGCATCTATGGTCCAATTTCTACTTGGCATCGTATTGACTCTGAGCGTATCTATTCTTCTTACATTGACCACTATTCTGGTTATTATCGCTCATTGGATTACCTTTATCAACGTGGATACCGTTCGATTGGTCATGTTTTAGGGAATTTTGAAAATTTGAATACTAAGGCCCGTTTAAAAGCTATTGATGATTTTCATCGAGCTAAACAGATTCCAATCAACGATGAGTGGATTTTCCAAGATAAATCCAGAATCAACAATGGACGGACGATTGCACAACTTTGGCATAAAATGACCAGTAAAACAGATGCAATGGCTTTTTATACAGATTCAGTTGCCGCAGAATTCATATCCGAACTTCAATTATTAGGCTATTCTGTTCCAGAAGATGTTGCTGTAATCGGATTCGATAACAGTGAAATTAGTCGTTTAATGCATATAACAACTGTGGATTATTCAATCAAGCGTCAAGCGGAAAATTCGTTTATCTATCTTCATAATCAACTCAATAAAGCGACGATCCCCGAACAAGAAATCAGTGTCCAGCTTATTGAAAGACAAACTGTTCCCTTGCGAAAACAAGAAAAAGAGCACTGA
- a CDS encoding NAD(P)/FAD-dependent oxidoreductase, with the protein MKLYDVIVVGAGTSGMMAAIAAATAGSKTLLIEKNKRVGKKLLLTGGGRCNVTNNRPADEIIAHIPGNGKFLYSAFSQFNNYDIMEFFESNGTHLKEEDHGRMFPVTDRSKTIVETLFNQLEQLGVTIYTEAKVEKVLHKDGQTIGIALEHEKIYAPCVILTTGGRTYPSTGSTGDGYKLAKRLGHTISPLYATESPIISNDYFIQEKTLQGLSLQNIALSVLNEKGKVVVTHQMDLLFTHFGISGPAALRCSSFVNQELTKHEQHPVTLQLDLFPEVERQNLKKEVNTKFFEQPEKSVKNALKNFIPERLMDFILSQLIMSDLSAKQVSDQQLDQFIQQLKSFKITAEKTLPIEKSFVTGGGISLKEIQPKTMESKLVNGLFFAGELLDINGYTGGYNVTAAFVTGHVAGTHAAAIAEYTCLPDLESD; encoded by the coding sequence ATGAAATTATATGACGTTATTGTCGTTGGCGCTGGAACTAGTGGAATGATGGCCGCTATCGCAGCAGCAACAGCCGGCAGCAAAACTTTACTAATAGAAAAAAACAAACGTGTCGGAAAAAAACTATTATTGACTGGTGGTGGGCGGTGTAATGTCACTAATAACCGACCCGCTGATGAGATCATTGCCCACATCCCAGGAAATGGTAAATTTTTATATAGTGCTTTTTCACAATTCAATAATTATGATATTATGGAATTTTTTGAGTCAAATGGCACCCACTTAAAAGAAGAGGATCATGGACGGATGTTTCCTGTTACTGATCGTTCTAAAACAATTGTAGAAACACTCTTCAACCAATTAGAACAACTTGGTGTGACAATTTATACGGAAGCAAAAGTGGAGAAAGTATTACACAAAGACGGTCAAACGATTGGAATCGCATTGGAACATGAAAAAATTTATGCACCATGTGTCATTTTAACAACAGGTGGACGCACCTATCCTTCTACCGGTTCCACAGGTGATGGATATAAGTTAGCAAAAAGACTTGGACATACCATCAGTCCTTTATATGCCACAGAATCACCTATTATCTCAAATGATTACTTTATTCAAGAGAAAACACTACAAGGACTTTCATTACAAAATATTGCTCTTTCTGTTTTAAATGAGAAAGGCAAAGTAGTTGTTACACATCAGATGGATTTGCTCTTCACTCATTTTGGTATTTCAGGACCTGCTGCTTTAAGATGTTCAAGCTTTGTGAATCAAGAACTGACTAAACACGAACAGCATCCCGTTACTTTACAATTAGATCTGTTCCCCGAAGTAGAAAGGCAAAATCTGAAAAAAGAAGTTAATACAAAGTTTTTCGAGCAACCTGAAAAATCTGTCAAAAATGCTTTGAAAAATTTTATTCCAGAACGTCTAATGGATTTTATTTTAAGCCAACTTATCATGTCTGATCTTTCAGCTAAACAAGTCTCTGATCAACAACTAGATCAATTTATCCAGCAATTAAAGTCTTTTAAGATAACTGCTGAAAAAACTTTGCCAATTGAAAAGTCTTTTGTAACTGGAGGAGGTATTTCGTTAAAAGAGATTCAACCTAAAACAATGGAAAGTAAATTAGTTAATGGTTTATTCTTTGCTGGCGAACTACTGGATATTAATGGCTATACAGGCGGTTATAATGTTACAGCAGCTTTTGTGACAGGGCATGTTGCAGGAACCCATGCTGCCGCTATTGCCGAATATACTTGTTTACCTGATCTAGAATCTGATTAA
- a CDS encoding glucose-6-phosphate isomerase encodes MSHIQFDYSNLTPFVADHELEYMQTQVTAVDKALREGTGAGSDFTGWIDLPENYDKDEFARIKKAAEKIQSDSEVLVVIGIGGSYLGARAAIEFLHHSFNNLLPADERKTPQIFFAGNSISSTYLADLINVIGDRDFSVNVISKSGTTTEPAIAFRVFKELLVKKYGKEEANKRIYATTDRAKGAVKVEADAQGWETFVIPDDVGGRFTVLTPVGLLPIAVSGADIDGLMTGANDARKEYASTTDLSKNQAYQYAALRNILYRKGKTTEMLINYEPGMHYFSEWWKQLFGESEGKDQKGIFPAAADFSTDLHSMGQYVQDGMRNLFETVVKVETPRHAVSIPELAEDLDGLGYLQGKEIDFVNTKAFQGTLLAHTDGGVPNMIVKIPAMDAYSLGYVMYFFEIAVGISGYLNGVNPFDQEGVEAYKKNMFALLGKPGFEDLAKELNDRL; translated from the coding sequence ATGTCACACATTCAATTCGATTATTCCAATTTGACACCATTTGTTGCTGATCATGAATTGGAATACATGCAAACACAAGTGACTGCAGTGGACAAAGCATTAAGAGAAGGAACTGGAGCTGGCAGTGATTTTACTGGCTGGATTGACCTACCAGAAAATTATGATAAAGACGAATTTGCCCGTATTAAAAAAGCGGCTGAAAAAATCCAATCTGACTCAGAAGTTTTAGTTGTGATCGGTATTGGTGGTTCTTACTTAGGTGCAAGAGCAGCTATCGAATTTTTACATCATTCATTTAATAATTTACTACCCGCAGATGAAAGAAAAACGCCACAAATTTTCTTTGCTGGAAATAGCATCAGCTCAACTTATCTAGCTGATTTGATCAATGTGATCGGTGACCGTGATTTCTCTGTTAATGTGATTTCTAAATCTGGAACAACAACAGAGCCAGCAATCGCTTTTAGAGTATTTAAAGAATTATTAGTGAAAAAATATGGTAAAGAAGAAGCAAACAAACGGATTTATGCTACAACGGATCGTGCCAAAGGTGCTGTTAAAGTTGAGGCTGATGCGCAAGGTTGGGAAACATTTGTGATTCCTGACGATGTTGGTGGTCGTTTCACTGTGTTGACACCAGTAGGTTTATTACCAATTGCCGTTAGCGGTGCTGATATCGATGGCCTAATGACAGGTGCTAATGACGCCCGTAAGGAATATGCTTCTACAACTGATTTAAGCAAAAATCAAGCTTACCAATATGCAGCGTTAAGAAATATTTTATATCGTAAAGGTAAAACAACTGAAATGTTGATCAACTATGAACCTGGGATGCATTATTTTTCTGAATGGTGGAAACAACTTTTCGGTGAATCAGAAGGAAAAGATCAAAAAGGTATTTTCCCAGCTGCTGCTGATTTTTCAACTGACTTACACTCAATGGGACAATACGTGCAGGATGGCATGCGCAACTTATTTGAAACAGTTGTAAAAGTGGAAACACCACGTCATGCTGTATCAATCCCTGAATTGGCTGAAGACTTAGACGGATTAGGCTACCTACAAGGCAAAGAAATCGACTTCGTCAATACAAAAGCCTTCCAAGGAACCTTACTTGCTCATACTGATGGCGGTGTGCCAAATATGATCGTTAAGATTCCAGCAATGGATGCTTACTCATTAGGTTATGTTATGTATTTCTTTGAGATTGCGGTCGGTATTTCTGGTTACTTGAATGGTGTGAATCCATTTGACCAAGAGGGCGTTGAAGCATACAAGAAAAATATGTTCGCTTTACTTGGAAAACCGGGCTTTGAAGATTTAGCGAAAGAATTGAATGATCGCTTATAG
- a CDS encoding 6-phospho-beta-glucosidase, with product MTRDALKIATIGGGSSYTPELIEGYIKRKDELPIKEIWLVDIEAGKEKLETVGAMAKRMVKAAGLDWEVHLTLDRRAALKDADFVSTQFRVGLLDARIKDERIPLSHGVLGQETNGAGGMFKAFRTIPVILGIIEDMKELCPDAWLVNFTNPAGMVTEAAIKHGGWKKTAGLCNVPIGHRKQAAEKLGIPEDDLFFKFAGINHFHWHRVWDKQGNERTQELIDLIYGPQEDSESHLKNIHNAPFHYEQIKDLGMLPCGYHRYYYIEDEMLKHSIEEFEKGETRAQVVKETEARLFELYKDPNLDYKPKELEQRGGTHYSDAACELIASIHNDKRTDMVVSTENNGTITDLPYDCVVEVSGPVTAHGHEPYNWGAFPPAARGIIQVMKGMEETVIRAAIEGNYGAALHAFTINPLVPGGSMAKTLLDELLIAHKDHLPNFAEAIAKIESEQPETVAYVTELMKSN from the coding sequence ATGACAAGAGATGCATTGAAAATCGCAACAATTGGTGGCGGATCAAGTTATACACCAGAATTAATCGAAGGATATATCAAAAGAAAAGATGAGTTGCCAATCAAAGAGATTTGGTTAGTAGATATTGAAGCAGGAAAAGAAAAATTAGAAACAGTTGGTGCTATGGCTAAGCGTATGGTCAAAGCAGCTGGATTAGATTGGGAAGTTCATTTAACATTAGATCGTCGTGCGGCTTTGAAAGATGCTGACTTCGTTTCCACACAATTCCGTGTAGGATTACTTGATGCGCGAATCAAAGACGAACGTATTCCATTGTCACATGGGGTGTTAGGCCAAGAAACAAATGGAGCAGGCGGTATGTTTAAAGCGTTCCGTACGATTCCTGTGATCCTTGGTATCATCGAAGATATGAAAGAGCTATGTCCAGATGCTTGGTTAGTCAACTTTACCAATCCTGCCGGAATGGTTACAGAAGCTGCTATCAAACATGGCGGTTGGAAAAAAACAGCAGGATTATGTAATGTGCCGATAGGTCATAGAAAACAAGCAGCTGAAAAGCTAGGCATTCCAGAAGATGATTTATTCTTCAAATTTGCTGGGATCAACCACTTCCATTGGCACCGTGTATGGGATAAACAAGGCAATGAACGCACACAAGAATTGATCGATTTGATTTATGGACCACAAGAAGATTCTGAAAGTCACTTAAAAAATATTCATAATGCACCATTCCACTACGAACAAATCAAAGATTTAGGTATGTTGCCTTGTGGTTATCATCGTTATTACTATATTGAAGATGAAATGCTAAAACATTCGATTGAAGAATTCGAAAAAGGGGAAACTAGAGCACAAGTTGTAAAAGAAACGGAAGCTCGTTTGTTTGAATTATATAAAGATCCTAATTTAGATTACAAACCAAAAGAGCTAGAGCAACGTGGAGGCACGCATTATAGTGATGCTGCTTGTGAATTGATTGCATCCATCCATAACGATAAACGTACGGATATGGTTGTTTCAACTGAAAATAATGGAACGATCACTGATTTACCATATGACTGTGTTGTTGAAGTTTCAGGTCCAGTAACAGCACACGGCCATGAACCTTATAACTGGGGTGCCTTTCCACCGGCAGCACGTGGGATCATCCAAGTAATGAAAGGCATGGAAGAAACAGTGATTCGTGCAGCGATTGAAGGGAATTATGGCGCAGCATTACACGCATTTACGATCAATCCTTTAGTGCCTGGTGGTTCAATGGCTAAAACATTATTAGATGAGTTATTGATTGCTCATAAAGATCATCTACCAAACTTTGCTGAAGCAATTGCTAAAATTGAAAGTGAACAACCAGAGACAGTTGCTTACGTGACAGAATTGATGAAAAGTAATTAA